A region of Streptomyces sp. NBC_01267 DNA encodes the following proteins:
- a CDS encoding class I SAM-dependent methyltransferase yields the protein MSEEYEPEATRRDAGDTESSRANRGWWDRNADEYQTEHGSFLGDDRFVWGPEGLDEVEAELLGPAEELKGLDVLEIGAGAAQCSRWLAAQGAHPVALDVSHRQLQHALRIAEHNPGGASVPLVAADASVLPFRDGSFDLACSAYGAVPFVADPVKVFREVRRVLRPGGRWIFSVTHPIRWAFPDEPGPEGLTVAASYFDRTPYVEEDEKGDAVYVEHHRTVGDRVRDVVAGGFRLVDLVEPEWPAWNTSEWGGWSPLRGKLIPGSAIFVCVRD from the coding sequence ATGAGCGAAGAGTACGAGCCCGAGGCGACACGTCGTGACGCCGGGGACACCGAGAGCAGCCGTGCCAACCGTGGCTGGTGGGACCGGAACGCCGACGAGTACCAGACGGAGCACGGCTCGTTCCTCGGCGACGACCGTTTCGTCTGGGGGCCCGAGGGCCTCGACGAGGTCGAGGCCGAGCTGCTGGGCCCCGCCGAGGAGCTGAAGGGGCTCGACGTCCTGGAGATCGGTGCGGGCGCCGCGCAGTGTTCGCGCTGGCTGGCCGCGCAGGGCGCGCACCCGGTGGCACTCGACGTCTCGCACCGCCAGCTCCAGCACGCGCTGCGGATCGCCGAGCACAACCCCGGCGGCGCGAGCGTGCCGCTGGTCGCGGCCGACGCGTCGGTCCTCCCCTTCCGCGACGGCTCCTTCGACCTGGCCTGTTCCGCGTACGGCGCGGTCCCCTTCGTCGCGGACCCGGTGAAGGTCTTCCGCGAGGTGCGGCGGGTGCTGCGGCCCGGCGGGCGCTGGATCTTCTCCGTCACGCACCCGATCCGCTGGGCGTTCCCCGACGAGCCGGGGCCCGAGGGCCTGACCGTCGCCGCCTCCTACTTCGACCGCACTCCGTACGTCGAGGAGGACGAGAAGGGCGACGCGGTGTACGTCGAGCACCACCGCACCGTCGGCGACCGGGTGCGGGACGTGGTGGCGGGCGGCTTCCGGCTGGTCGACCTGGTCGAGCCGGAGTGGCCGGCCTGGAACACCTCGGAGTGGGGCGGCTGGTCCCCGCTGCGCGGCAAGCTGATCCCGGGGTCCGCGATCTTCGTCTGCGTACGGGACTGA